In Micromonospora sp. NBC_01813, the following are encoded in one genomic region:
- a CDS encoding SRPBCC family protein produces MAVVSSHKDTEALTLTTVAEFAADVERVWQLWQDPRQLERWWGPPTWPATFEEHELTVGARSRYYMTGPEGEKSRGWWTITAVDAPHRLELDDGFADENGEPAPGTPMHMTITIEPIADGARMTIDTRFVDLEQLEQMVAMGMEEGLRQAVGQITVLLTERP; encoded by the coding sequence ATGGCTGTCGTCAGCTCACACAAGGACACCGAAGCGCTCACATTGACGACCGTCGCCGAATTCGCGGCCGACGTCGAACGGGTATGGCAACTGTGGCAGGACCCGCGCCAGTTGGAACGTTGGTGGGGGCCGCCGACCTGGCCGGCCACCTTCGAGGAGCATGAGCTGACCGTCGGCGCCCGCTCCCGCTACTACATGACCGGCCCGGAGGGCGAGAAGTCCCGCGGCTGGTGGACCATCACCGCGGTGGACGCGCCACACCGACTGGAACTCGACGACGGGTTCGCCGACGAGAACGGGGAACCCGCACCCGGTACGCCGATGCACATGACCATCACGATCGAGCCCATCGCGGACGGTGCCCGGATGACGATCGACACCAGGTTCGTCGACCTCGAACAGCTCGAGCAGATGGTCGCCATGGGCATGGAGGAAGGCCTGCGTCAGGCGGTCGGCCAGATCACCGTCCTACTCACCGAACGCCCGTAG
- a CDS encoding ArsR/SmtB family transcription factor, translating into MVVDQLDGTDADRVFHALADATRRDIVLRVMHTELSVSALARCYPMSFAAVQKHVAVLTRAALVTKSRKGREQLVRADVTTLRRAARLLDAYERIWHERTTRIEDLLAEDDMEGERRQWLSSAHTRTPKRSH; encoded by the coding sequence ATGGTTGTAGATCAACTGGACGGGACGGACGCCGACCGGGTCTTCCACGCCCTGGCGGACGCCACCCGGCGCGACATCGTGCTCCGGGTGATGCACACCGAGCTTTCGGTGTCGGCGCTCGCCCGGTGCTACCCGATGAGTTTCGCCGCCGTGCAGAAGCACGTGGCGGTGCTGACCCGCGCCGCGCTCGTTACCAAGAGCAGAAAGGGAAGGGAACAGCTGGTCCGCGCCGACGTGACCACGCTGCGTCGAGCGGCCCGGCTGCTCGACGCGTACGAACGGATCTGGCACGAGCGCACCACCCGGATCGAGGACCTCCTCGCCGAGGACGACATGGAAGGAGAGCGCCGGCAATGGCTGTCGTCAGCTCACACAAGGACACCGAAGCGCTCACATTGA